One region of Salvelinus namaycush isolate Seneca chromosome 3, SaNama_1.0, whole genome shotgun sequence genomic DNA includes:
- the LOC120031816 gene encoding protein Aster-B-like isoform X1 codes for MDISVSMDTETVNGTDWECLSDWEAIPQPHDDETQAEAQAQWETWDWESERVPAVLSPTYKQRNEDFRKLFKQLPDSERLIVDYSCALQRDILLQGRLYVSENWICFYSNIFRWETLLTVRLKDICSMTKEKTARLIPNAIQLCTDNDKHFFTSFGARDRTYMMMFRLWQNALLEKPLCPKELWHFVHQCYGNELGLTSDDEDYVPPDDDFNTMGYCEELPVEDNDTNFAKMPDAKGDTSPLLSHRAFPNNALSCPSTIESLLPFNLAVVDEFPLCLPDGELLTLQLPGLDNRSSGHSSPAPSPSLDFNDNEDLPTELSDSSETHDDEAGEVQAFHEDLNGKQYINEVYEFSVDKMYDILFTESTFMRDFLEQRRFSDIVYHPWKKEKEETGNQTREIMYTISLTNPLAPKTATVTETQTLYKASQESECYIIDAEVIAHDVPYHDYFYTLNRYVLTRVAKKKCRLRVSTELRYRKQPWGLVKGFIERNFWSGLDEYFRHLELELSKVEVVLAEPHRQSPKARALRAGALRRRKRPLVHLRPPHMDEALSSVTTPEDEEVTHRHRIKHVAAGSTQTRYIPDNVPGGLALYSVSKLLLIISFVLVLLVFLNMMLFYKLWMLEYTTQSLTSWHGLRPQESKLPQTQLEWARLLESQQRYHDDELQKWKEIIKSSVMLLDEMKDSLLNLQKGMGLRDYNSESEEKRSRYH; via the exons ATGGATATTTCAGTCAGCATGGACACAGAGACAGTGAATGGGACAGACTGGGagtgtctgtctgactgggagGCTATCCCTCAGCCACACGACGATGAGACCCAGGCCGAGGCCCAGGCCCAGTGGGAGACCTGGGACTGGGAGTCAGAGAGGGTCCCAGCC GTATTGAGTCCCACGTATAAGCAACGCAATGAGGACTTCAGAAAACTCTTCAAGCAGCTACCCGACTCAGAACGCCTCATTGTGG ACTACTCCTGTGCCCTGCAAAGAGATATCCTGCTGCAGGGGCGCCTCTACGTCTCGGAAAATTGGATCTGTTTCTATAGCAACATCTTCCGCTGGGAAACGCTG ctgacGGTGCGGCTGAAGGATATCTGCAGCATGACCAAGGAGAAGACGGCCCGCCTCATTCCCAACGCTATCCAGCTGTGCACTGACAATGACAAG CACTTTTTCACCTCGTTTGGAGCGAGGGACCGGACATACATGATGATGTTCAGACTATGGCAGAATGCTCTGCTAGAAAAG cCCTTGTGTCCCAAAGAATTGTGGCATTTTGTCCATCAGTGTTATGGCAACGAGCTGGGTCTGACCAGTGACGACGAGGACTACGTGCCGCCGGATGATGACTTCAATACCATGGG GTACTGCGAGGAGCTGCCCGTGGAGGATAATGACACCAACTTCGCCAAGATGCCTGACGCCAAGGGAGACACCAGCCCCCTGTTGTCCCACAGAGCCTTCCCCAACAACGCCCTATCCTGTCCGAGCACCATCGAATCACTCCTCCCC TTTAACTTGGCTGTCGTGGACGAGTTCCCCCTGTGTCTCCCCGATGGCGAACTCCTGACCCTCCAGTTGCCGGGGTTGGACAACCGGAGCAGTGGTCACAGTAGTCCCGCCCCCTCGCCCTCGCTGGACTTCAACGACAACGAGGACCTCCCTACCGAGCTCAGCGACTCCTCCGAGACGCACGACGACGAAG caGGGGAGGTGCAGGCCTTCCATGAGGACCTGAATGGGAAGCAGTACATAAACGAGGTGTACGAGTTCAGCGTTGACAAGATGTACGACATCCTCTTCACCGAGTCCACCTTCATGAGGGACTTCCTGGAGCAGAGACGCTTTTCAG ACATAGTCtatcacccctggaagaaagagaaagaggagacggGCAACCAGACCAGAGAGATCATGTACACCATCTCCCTCACGAACCCCCTGGCCCCCAAGACAGCCACAGTTACTGAGACGCAG ACGCTGTACAAGGCCAGCCAGGAAAGCGAATGCTACATCATAGATGCCGAGGTGATAGCACACGACGTCCCCTACCATGACTACTTCTACACTCTAAACCGCTACGTGCTCACCAGGGTGGCCAAGAAGAAGTGTCGGCTCAG GGTATCCACAGAGCTGCGCTACAGGAAACAGCCGTGGGGGCTGGTCAAGGGATTCATCGAGAGGAACTTCTGGAGTGGCTTGGATGAGTACTTCAGACACTTAG AGCTGGAGCTGAGTAAGGTGGAGGTGGTCCTGGCCGAGCCCCACAGACAGTCCCCCAAGGCCAGGGCTCTACGGGCAGGGGCATTGAGGCGACGGAAACGGCCCCTGGTCCACCTGCGGCCCCCACACATGGACGAAGCCCTCAGCTCCGTCACCACGCCCGAGGACGAGGAGGTCACCCACCGCCACCGGATCAAACACGTGGCAG CAGGTTCCACTCAAACCAGATACATCCCGGACAATGTCCCAGGGGGCCTAGCGCTCTACAGTGTCTCCAAGCTACTCCTCATCATCAGCTTTGT cctaGTATTGCTGGTGTTTCTGAACATGATGCTGTTCTATAAGCTGTGGATGCTGGAGTACACAACACAGAGCCTGACCTCGTGGCATGGCCTACGACCACAGGAAAG TAAACTTCCACAGACGCAGCTGGAGTGGGCCCGGCTTCTGGAGTCGCAGCAGCGGTACCATGACGATGAGCTGCAGAAGTGGAAGGAGATCATCAAGTCGTCGGTGATGTTGCTGGACGAG ATGAAGGACTCATTACTAAACCTGCAGAAGGGCATGGGCTTAAGAGACTATAACTCTGAATCGGAGGAGAAGAGGAGTCGATATCACTGA
- the LOC120031816 gene encoding protein Aster-B-like isoform X2: MDISVSMDTETVNGTDWECLSDWEAIPQPHDDETQAEAQAQWETWDWESERVPAVLSPTYKQRNEDFRKLFKQLPDSERLIVDYSCALQRDILLQGRLYVSENWICFYSNIFRWETLLTVRLKDICSMTKEKTARLIPNAIQLCTDNDKHFFTSFGARDRTYMMMFRLWQNALLEKPLCPKELWHFVHQCYGNELGLTSDDEDYVPPDDDFNTMGYCEELPVEDNDTNFAKMPDAKGDTSPLLSHRAFPNNALSCPSTIESLLPFNLAVVDEFPLCLPDGELLTLQLPGLDNRSSGHSSPAPSPSLDFNDNEDLPTELSDSSETHDDEAGEVQAFHEDLNGKQYINEVYEFSVDKMYDILFTESTFMRDFLEQRRFSDIVYHPWKKEKEETGNQTREIMYTISLTNPLAPKTATVTETQTLYKASQESECYIIDAEVIAHDVPYHDYFYTLNRYVLTRVAKKKCRLRVSTELRYRKQPWGLVKGFIERNFWSGLDEYFRHLELELSKVEVVLAEPHRQSPKARALRAGALRRRKRPLVHLRPPHMDEALSSVTTPEDEEVTHRHRIKHVAGSTQTRYIPDNVPGGLALYSVSKLLLIISFVLVLLVFLNMMLFYKLWMLEYTTQSLTSWHGLRPQESKLPQTQLEWARLLESQQRYHDDELQKWKEIIKSSVMLLDEMKDSLLNLQKGMGLRDYNSESEEKRSRYH, translated from the exons ATGGATATTTCAGTCAGCATGGACACAGAGACAGTGAATGGGACAGACTGGGagtgtctgtctgactgggagGCTATCCCTCAGCCACACGACGATGAGACCCAGGCCGAGGCCCAGGCCCAGTGGGAGACCTGGGACTGGGAGTCAGAGAGGGTCCCAGCC GTATTGAGTCCCACGTATAAGCAACGCAATGAGGACTTCAGAAAACTCTTCAAGCAGCTACCCGACTCAGAACGCCTCATTGTGG ACTACTCCTGTGCCCTGCAAAGAGATATCCTGCTGCAGGGGCGCCTCTACGTCTCGGAAAATTGGATCTGTTTCTATAGCAACATCTTCCGCTGGGAAACGCTG ctgacGGTGCGGCTGAAGGATATCTGCAGCATGACCAAGGAGAAGACGGCCCGCCTCATTCCCAACGCTATCCAGCTGTGCACTGACAATGACAAG CACTTTTTCACCTCGTTTGGAGCGAGGGACCGGACATACATGATGATGTTCAGACTATGGCAGAATGCTCTGCTAGAAAAG cCCTTGTGTCCCAAAGAATTGTGGCATTTTGTCCATCAGTGTTATGGCAACGAGCTGGGTCTGACCAGTGACGACGAGGACTACGTGCCGCCGGATGATGACTTCAATACCATGGG GTACTGCGAGGAGCTGCCCGTGGAGGATAATGACACCAACTTCGCCAAGATGCCTGACGCCAAGGGAGACACCAGCCCCCTGTTGTCCCACAGAGCCTTCCCCAACAACGCCCTATCCTGTCCGAGCACCATCGAATCACTCCTCCCC TTTAACTTGGCTGTCGTGGACGAGTTCCCCCTGTGTCTCCCCGATGGCGAACTCCTGACCCTCCAGTTGCCGGGGTTGGACAACCGGAGCAGTGGTCACAGTAGTCCCGCCCCCTCGCCCTCGCTGGACTTCAACGACAACGAGGACCTCCCTACCGAGCTCAGCGACTCCTCCGAGACGCACGACGACGAAG caGGGGAGGTGCAGGCCTTCCATGAGGACCTGAATGGGAAGCAGTACATAAACGAGGTGTACGAGTTCAGCGTTGACAAGATGTACGACATCCTCTTCACCGAGTCCACCTTCATGAGGGACTTCCTGGAGCAGAGACGCTTTTCAG ACATAGTCtatcacccctggaagaaagagaaagaggagacggGCAACCAGACCAGAGAGATCATGTACACCATCTCCCTCACGAACCCCCTGGCCCCCAAGACAGCCACAGTTACTGAGACGCAG ACGCTGTACAAGGCCAGCCAGGAAAGCGAATGCTACATCATAGATGCCGAGGTGATAGCACACGACGTCCCCTACCATGACTACTTCTACACTCTAAACCGCTACGTGCTCACCAGGGTGGCCAAGAAGAAGTGTCGGCTCAG GGTATCCACAGAGCTGCGCTACAGGAAACAGCCGTGGGGGCTGGTCAAGGGATTCATCGAGAGGAACTTCTGGAGTGGCTTGGATGAGTACTTCAGACACTTAG AGCTGGAGCTGAGTAAGGTGGAGGTGGTCCTGGCCGAGCCCCACAGACAGTCCCCCAAGGCCAGGGCTCTACGGGCAGGGGCATTGAGGCGACGGAAACGGCCCCTGGTCCACCTGCGGCCCCCACACATGGACGAAGCCCTCAGCTCCGTCACCACGCCCGAGGACGAGGAGGTCACCCACCGCCACCGGATCAAACACGTGGCAG GTTCCACTCAAACCAGATACATCCCGGACAATGTCCCAGGGGGCCTAGCGCTCTACAGTGTCTCCAAGCTACTCCTCATCATCAGCTTTGT cctaGTATTGCTGGTGTTTCTGAACATGATGCTGTTCTATAAGCTGTGGATGCTGGAGTACACAACACAGAGCCTGACCTCGTGGCATGGCCTACGACCACAGGAAAG TAAACTTCCACAGACGCAGCTGGAGTGGGCCCGGCTTCTGGAGTCGCAGCAGCGGTACCATGACGATGAGCTGCAGAAGTGGAAGGAGATCATCAAGTCGTCGGTGATGTTGCTGGACGAG ATGAAGGACTCATTACTAAACCTGCAGAAGGGCATGGGCTTAAGAGACTATAACTCTGAATCGGAGGAGAAGAGGAGTCGATATCACTGA